A single window of Colletes latitarsis isolate SP2378_abdomen chromosome 4, iyColLati1, whole genome shotgun sequence DNA harbors:
- the LOC143341232 gene encoding small ribosomal subunit protein mS37: MRLNFVDLAKFHARVYQDPRKVPFKERHPLELQPRNGNVRKQASKESHCLYEMSLLFTCLKDNNFENNLCNHQIERFQNCMKTDHKIRMQLKLERRGDITPGAQNLTDLQVNKLLRQYPTI; the protein is encoded by the exons ATGAGGTTGAACTTTGTTGATTTAGCTAAATTTCATGCGAGGGTATATCAAGATCCGAGGAAAGTACCATTTAAAGAAAGGCACCCCCTTGAATTACAACCTCGAAATGGTAATGTAAGGAAGCAAGCAAGCAAAG agAGCCATTGTCTATACGAAATGTCATTACTTTTTACTTGTTTAAAAgacaataattttgaaaataatttgtgCAATCACCAAATAGAGAGGTTCCAAAATTGTATGAAAACAGATCACAAGATTAGAATGCAACTGAAGTTAGAAAGAAGAGGAGATATTACACCAGGCGCCCAAAATTTAACAGATTTACAAGTTAATAAACTTTTACGTCAATATCCAACTATTTAA
- the LOC143341231 gene encoding uncharacterized protein LOC143341231, protein MKIYKMIGIFYVPIFYSLAFDGNAILKELGEKQYQTIKAKSSLSQHGTCWHNVLKIMTIDCNNLNDEEHSILALKLTHCFLKDSGHITYNCHLSTSGNERRNCINNMSDRAFNVYNEFYIHTTHMCFYLNYEAWQIETDNTIKQLYQVSARMKQQLLEASEMQGTMLKTQKESLKMQNELLDNGKELGSVLKSSSASVNNMVKDFKESAKDQRELLFEIFSYLRTFQNWILGEISWFQSIMYYTGSCILCALFSSSKRTVDARIMLFTILSINVIVERMLVQYYNNTSHSDSNKENLVSTTWMYRKLALTMCAISLLCTYYYYKDEQVENHKVLRRIEHQLNTIQEITSNNNINCSIRSSARLALKHIQSETNKKNQKR, encoded by the exons atgaaaatatataaaatgatcGGTATTTTTTATGTACCTATATTTTATTCGCTCGCATTCGATGGAAATGCGATATTAAAAGAACTAGGGGAAAAGCAATATCAAACGATAAAAG CAAAATCTTCTTTGTCTCAACACGGAACATGTTGGCACAATGTTCTTAAAATAATGACAATTGATTGTAATAACTTAAATGATGAAGAACATTCTATTCTAGCTCTTAAATTGACACACTGTTTTTTAAAAGATTCTGGGCACATAACTTACAATTGTCATCTTAGTACATCCGGAAATGAACGGCG CAATTGCATTAATAATATGTCAGACAGAGCATTTAATGTATATAACGAATTTTATATACATACTACACATAtgtgtttttatttaaattacgaaGCTTGGCAAATTGAAACTGATAACACTATAAAGCA GTTGTATCAAGTTTCTGCACGGATGAAGCAACAATTGTTAGAAGCTTCAGAAATGCAGGGAACTATGCTTAAAACCCAAAAAGAaagtttaaaaatgcaaaatgAACTATTAGATAATGGTAAAGAACTTGGTAGTGTATTAAAGTCTTCGTCTGCAAGTGTTAATAATATGGTGAAGGATTTTAA AGAATCAGCAAAAGATCAAAGGGAATTATTGTTTGAAATCTTTTCGTACTTGCGTACATTTCAAAACTGGATTCTTGGAGAAatctcctggtttcaatctatcatGTATTATACAGGTAGTTGCATATTATGCGCATTATTTAGTTCTTCCAAGAGAACTGTGGATGCTAGAATCATGCTCTTTACAATTTTAAGCATAAATGTTATAGTGGAACGAATGTTAGTACAGTATTATAATAATACATCACATTCTGATAGTAATAAG GAAAATTTGGTAAGCACAACATGGATGTACAGAAAATTGGCTCTAACTATGTGTGCCATTTCATTGCTTTGTACATACTACTATTACAAAGATGAACAGGTGGAAAATCATAAAGTATTAAGACGTATTGAACATCAACTGAATACTATACAGGAAATTACatctaataataatattaattgttCAATTC GTTCTTCTGCCCGGTTAGCTTTGAAACATATACAGTcagaaacaaataaaaaaaatcaaaaaagataa